The sequence GACGGTGGTCGTGGCCTCCGGCGGGTATCCGGGGGCGTACCGCACCGGCCTGGAGATCGGCGGCCTGGACGCGGCTCGTTCGTTACCAGGAGTTTTCCCGTTCCACGCGGGAACCGCGGCCAGGGACGGTAGAGTGCTGACGGCAGGGGGAAGAGTGCTCGCGATCTCCGCGCTCGGTCCAACCATGGCCGTGGCCCGCGAGCGCGCGTACGAGGCGTGTTCGATGGTTTCGTTCCAGGACATGTACTTCCGAGGTGACATCGCGGCGGACGTGGGCGCCGGCGTGGGCGGGCACGCGTGAGCGTGGGCGACGGCGCTTCCGGGCACCTGCCGCTGGTCGGCATCCTGGTCGGCTCCGCCTCGGACCTCCCGGTCATGCAGCAGGCCTCGGCCATCCTGGACAAGCTCGAGGTCCCGAACGAGGTCAACGTCATCTCCGCGCACCGCAACCCCGACCAGCTCGACGAGTACGCCCGCCTGGCCGAGGAGCGAGGGCTCCAGGTGATCATCTGCGGGGCCGGCTTGGCGGCCCACCTGGCCGGCGCCGTCGCGGCCCGCACGGTGCTGCCGGTCATCGGGGTCCCCATCGGCACGAAGTACCTGGGCGGCGCGGACGCGCTCTACTCCACGGTCCAGATGCCCCGCGGCGTGCCGGTGGCCACGGTGGCCATCGACGGCGCGGTGAACGCGGCCCTGCTGGCCGCCCAGATCCTGGGGCTGCGCGACGAGTCGGTGCGGGTTCGGCTGCGGAGGTTCAAGGAG comes from Actinomycetota bacterium and encodes:
- the purE gene encoding 5-(carboxyamino)imidazole ribonucleotide mutase, translating into MQQASAILDKLEVPNEVNVISAHRNPDQLDEYARLAEERGLQVIICGAGLAAHLAGAVAARTVLPVIGVPIGTKYLGGADALYSTVQMPRGVPVATVAIDGAVNAALLAAQILGLRDESVRVRLRRFKEDLAEGLKL